atcaccctgcaggaggaggagcagactcatagctcccttccgtatatatcaccctgcaggaggaggggcagactcatagctcccttctgtatatatcaccctgcaggaggaggagcagactcatagctcccttctgtatatatcaccctgcaggaggaggggcagactcatagctcccttctgtttGTAACATTCTCTATGGAGAAGAACAAACGTATTATTTGCCTTACTTTTGGTACCCTGTAATATAATGTACCCGTAACTGGTTTTTCTGTTGCTATAATAGTCCTTTGGCAGTTTGCAGGGTGGTCTACAATCTGATAATACCAAGAAATGTGGCTTGACTGCTGATGTCCAGACTGGCATTTATCCGCGGTATTACCAGGGTGATAGTTTGTCCCTTGTGCAGCCGGAAAACACCTAAGAGAAAGCAAAATACAAATCTCAGACATCATCTACACATACTTATAAGACATTGAACGTTTGTCTTGGCTATGTCTATCCTCCAAACCTTTTCTATAAGCATAGCAGTGAGGGGGGTCCCACATTTAcagtacaaaaaaacaaaatcagaaTGGTGTAGTCCTTTGTTTGATACTTTATGGAAGTTATTGCTGGGAAATAAGGAAACGGGAAAGGAAAAGCATTGATACCTTTGAACTTTTACAGTCGTCAAATACTTGGATGTCAAGCCAAACAAGTGAATCCATAACCAAGTCCAACTTCTTGAATAAGACTGAAGACATGGCCTAAAAGTCAGCCAAGCCCACCAATTTGGATGGGAATCGGCTAATTGTCTTGTGTCACTTGGGCCTCCCAACTCTATCAGCTGCAGATATGGAAGGGATTTGAACATGCCTGAATCTTTGATTGCCCTGTGTTCATGTTGATGGTTGAGTCGGAAGAAATAGTAGTCAGCTGACAGTGATTTTTTTATGTGTATGGCCATCTTAAGACTTTATCTTATTCTGGGCATGTAATGCTCTTTTGAAAACACATGCTTGGAAGAGTTAGAGGAAGAACATACCAGACACAATCATTTTAGAGATCAAGAACCCACCACAAAGAAGCCTAGAGACCCCAACAACAAAACTCTGATAAAAAGAAAGTTTCTTGAAGTCAGTTACATCATTATACTTATAAGagcgtgattgttcccagcaagagaaaccacgtaatcttgtagatatgatacattttaatggtgaagaaaaatacatgatgtaatagcgagcttgcgaacctctcgggttcttcgtcaggctaaaatggaatagatctgaagaggcatgaatatttatacatacttataacatacaagaTAAGAATAGTATGCCACACCATCTTACACCATCATTGTAATATGATGTCTTACCCGACGTGTAGCAAGTGTTAAATGCAAGACTTTTCTCCCCCGGCATACTCTGAATGCATCTGAGAAGGATATCACTCTTTTCCGAGTCTCCATCTGTCTTTCGTATTATTATTTGACCCATGGTGTACGTCGTATCCTTGTaaaacacctaggagaggtgcaAGAGATAGAAAACATTGGCTTGGAGAGGAAAAGATGAAAATGGATTATGCCAAGAGATGGAACTGGTAATATCATACCTGGCTGTAAATTAGGTATATCCCAGAGTGCTTCACCTGAACACTTTTGCCTTCAACCTGCAGAGATTTCCCCTCCTGTAAGAACACGTCCCAAGAGATTTCTGTACAATCCTGGAAGTCTAAGGTAACAGAAGAAGGGAGAGATTTGAAGAAGTTTCAGAAAACATTCATTAGTGAGAGCCTATGTTTTAAGACAGTGGTAAACAGTCATTAACTGTTCCAAAACTATGGCTCCCTACCAAAAGCTGTCAAAGCATGCTCGAAGTTGTAGTTGGAAAATGACTGGTTGGAAACCCCTGCGTACAAAGGACATCATCTACTATGTGTGGCAATGCAAACAGAAGATCTCTGACCAAGattcatgtaaaaccttccacttGAAGCATGAATTCACAAACTGAAGCTATATCTTATTTTGGGCATACCGTGAGAAGATCTCATTTATCGGAAAAGATAAGCGTGAAAGGAAGAGTTGAAGAAGAAGCAAGATGACAGATGAAGACAATCGTAGAACCATAAGAAGTCTCAAAATCCAACTGAAAGACAGAACATTCTGGAGAAGATTCTTCTGTATGGATGTAAAATGAACAGCCCACTCAGTGATTTCTATGTTACTCTCTAGTTAATCGATGGGGTCTCAAGGGGACTATGTGCATATGTTTTTACAGTAAACTATGCAGGGTTTGCGACATCTAGAAGGGAGCACATATTTAAAGTATCATAGGAAACTCTCACCATTGGAATATATCGACTTTGGCACCAGGTGAAGCACACAACGATTTCCTGAAAGACATAGCACAGTATAGTGTAacaatgcagaattttttttttttcaattctttttcAACTGTTTGATTTAGGGGTATGAGGGCAAATGCACCAAGATTAGATTTTCACTGTGGACTATTAGTTGACTGAACACTtggaatcaaaattattcaattgccattgcaaattaggtttatttgccatatttacaaactttcagctgtttgcaaaaaaaacccaaaaacaattaaACAAGATTAATTTAAATAGCTCAGCTCAACTAATATAACATGTTCAcattcaccacaaaatgccacttttcatTACTACTACAATAGTCCCAAATTTATTCAACCTCCTGAATGGgatccctcataagagcacactttttgcaaattaggtgttctcaatcacacctgatgcaactaataagGGTatcattagttgtatcaggtgtgcttgagataaaacatcaAATACCTGTGACGTTTGATTGCATATTAGCCATATTTTGAAGTTAAGAGCgcggtccaaaaagttaagagaagagatcattgccttgtgAAAACAAGGGAAAGGATATAAAAATATAGAAAAGGCACTGGATGGTCTGAAATTATAGTTTGACAGTTCAAAATTGAAGGTACACTGACAACACTGCCTGGACATGGCAGAAAAGGTGGTCAAAAACTCTCCTGTGACTGCAAAAGACcagcagcaagatttggtggcagcagggagTGAGGTTTCCATCTGCATAGTAAGGGTCATACTAAATGTCTCCATGCCTGAACTCCCAGACATATACATCCAGCTCTATGCACTCATAAACACAAGAAAAGACGGCTCAAATATGCTTAAAACCATATAACTAAGCCACAGAAGGTTTGAgtttctgttctgtggagcgatgaaacaatactggaacttttcaggcctaGAGATCAGCGCTATGTCCAGAGGATGAAGAATGAAGTATACACTGGATGGACCcccttgcctacagtgaagcatgacgGTGACTTGGTGATGCTCTGGGGTTGCAATGGAAACCTGCAGAATGTAGAGGGAacgatggattcaatcaagtttcgggaaatcctaggagaaaacctcatgccttctgtgagggaGCTGAAGCTTTTGCgttattggaccttccaacaggacagttctcccaagcagacctcaaagcccaccaaggcttggtttgaACAGAAGTCCTGGAAGACTCTCTGGAGTGAAAATCTTTGCTGGGGTATGAAGAAGGCGGCTCCAGCACTCGAACCCCAGAATATTagtgacctggaggccattgcccatgagtAACGCGGTAAGACTCTTCAGAAACACTGTCCGAATCTGCTGTCTGGTTATGCATCACGTCTGCAGCAGGTCAAAACAGCAAAAGGTGCTCCATTCTGTCATCCTTTTAGTGACATGTTGTTTGTGTTAGTGGTAAAATGTTCATCAATACATTTTGTCTATatcaataaaaatctaaatttactgaaaactggaaaaattcacaattttcaaacttgaGTTTTTTTCcttgtcagggctcagtcagacgggcgttttttttttttttgcaatttttttttgcgcaaaatgcATGCATGAAAAAATTTGCATGACTGAAGCATGcgtcatgcaggaaaaaaaacgcacagttCCGCTGTGTTTTAAAGAACAATAGCAGGCAATGGCAAGTCCTGTGTTTTTGAGAAAATTCTTTGCGAACGCAGATAGCCGTGTGTTAAAATACGGTGTACTATAATTTGCGTCACAGACTTTTGTGcacatgtaaaaatcggacatgtgaccgctgccattgaaaagcattggttctaatggatGCGAATCACAAACGCaggaaaaatgtgcaaaaaacaaacgcccgtctgactgagcgctAAGTGTTTTTTATTAGGACTCCCCAAAGTATAGAAATCTactgtaatttttcacatttaccagCAAATTTCAAAGGGTGATTTTTCTAAAGGACCAATTACATTCTGACgtggattttaaaggggttgtcccgcgaaacaaagttggggtatacacttctgtatggccatattaatgcactttgtaatgtacattgtgcattaattatgagccatacagaagttattcacttacctgttccgttttttggcgtccccgtctccatggtgccgtctaattttcagcgtctaatcgcccgattagacgcgcttgcgcagtccggtcttctccgtgttgaatggggctgctcgtgctggagagctgctcctcgtagctccgccccgtcacgtgtgccgattccagccaatcaggaggctggaatcggcaatggaccgcacagaagacctgcggtccaccaaagggtgaagatcccggcggccatcttcgcaaggtaagtaagaagtcaccggagcgcggggattcgggtaagtactatccggttttttttttcaacacatgcatcgggtttgtctcgcgccgaacgggggggctattgaaaaaaaaaaaaacctgtttcggcgcgggacaacccctttaagagcctgCATATGAGGAAACCTCCATAAATTACACAGTTCTaaaactgcacccctcaaagtatttaaaatggcatttgggaagtttattaacccttccgATTTTTCACAGGAATTTaagaaaaatgcataaaaaattagaacagttccatttatttttttttgcagatttttgatTTAAAACCATTCTTCCTACAACCCTGCAGAAGTTacagagaaacaaaactcagaatgtatcacccagattctgcagtttttagaaataccCGATATGTGGAAGTAAACTGCTATTTGGGCACACGGCCGGGCTCAGAAGGAGGAGCGCTATTTGGCCTATTTGTGTTTtcagcccctgaggtaccagtacatttaaAACCCCAAGACCTGAGCCAATTtcggaaactacacccctcaggtgattcatcaaggggtgtagtgagcattTTGACCCCCCAGGTGTTTTgtggatttttaacattttttttatttgaaaacaaaaaattcCAATTTTCCAGTAATATGGAGATTTAGCcccagatttttaatttttgtcaggggcaaaaaataaaaataaaaatcgcctCATCATgtaacatagaaacatagtatgttaggctgaaagaagacaatgcccatctagttcagcctgtttctattcCCCCCTTGTAGGTCCAGAGACTCCAATGacacagaagccaatttagcctatttgggggaaaaaattatttggaccaacgtttgatagttcctccctgactccaagacccggatcaacaaccccgctggtcaccaaatgtctatatcctgtaatatcatagtgctctgaAATGTGTTACCCAATGTCTCCCAAGCATGGAAAAGCCCAATATGTGGActtaaactgctgtttgggcacatgacGGGGCCCAGAAGGAAACGAGCGGCGTGTGGCTTTAAGTATACCCAGTCCATCTGGGTAAATCATACAACGGTTCAACGCAATAATAGAATTACAGTTCCCAGGAAATGCAGCATATTGTGAAGTAATCTTTTATGCACAATGGGTTGTGTGGGGTGTCACAGTGATAAATGGTGCCCCTCCTTATCCATCATTTATAACAAACTCTGCAACTTTTTTTGCGCCCTTCCCTTCTTACCAGTGGAGGGAATCTCACTAGAAAAATGGTTCCCTGGTACACTATGTGTGGCCCCACTTCCAGGAGTACTGGGCTCCCCCTTCCttgtccccaaatattagggtcTTGATGATCTCCTCATGAAATTCAAGAAAAGTGCCCCTCTGGcatgtaggcattatacagtgccacctGTATGATGTGCAGAGCCAGTTTTTTTATACCACACACTTATTTTTGGCATGCCATTGTACGGGGTGTGGTAAAAAATATCAGTGCTCTAGTAGCCCCTAATGCTCAGCTTCTTTACTAGCCCtatacataatttttttatttttgatgcatCCACAGGGTGCATTTGTGGGGTTTGAAAAACTGGAGTTGGGGTTTTCTCGGATGAAATTATGGGCATATAAAATAGTTTGGGTATAAACAGTCAATAAAATAATCCTAAAAAATAAGACCTTTATAAAATCCAACCCTATGAGCCCTGCTGTATTAAATTGTATCCCTGAGATCCCAGTTAAGTTAAAGGTCTGGGGTCTGAAATTTTCTGGGGTAATCCACTGAACATGAGATGAATCGGGGTCCTCTGAAGTGGCAGTCCTTGGATGCCTTATCGAgagtgataataataatctttatttgtatagcgccaacatattccgcagcgcttacatagacaggggggatacagaaagacaaaagtacagacattacagaaccacggttacatagtaatcagttgatggaaacaataggggtgagggtcctgctccaacgagcttacatactacaagcattggggtgatacagaaggtaaagggctggagatgtgcacggtatggcggggtggagagtggggggtgatatacacatagacaatgggcagacatttagccgtgtgacggcaggatcagtatgactgcaggagcggtttatgatggctagcagggattgcagtcagtaggtcagggagcatgttatcaggcggagtacagaggggtttgtttagggaatcggtatgcctccctgaagaggtgcatttttagagcacgcctgaagttctgcgagtcctggattgcccgggtagcctttggtagtgcgttccagaggaccggtgctgctctggagaagtcttggaggcgggagtgagaagttcgaattaaaggggcgctcagtctggtttcattagcagagcggagagcccgggctggttgatggattgagatgagggaggcgatataggggggcgctgcgctgtggagggctttgtggatgaaggtagtgagtttaaattgaattctgtatttaacgggcagccagtgcagtgaccggcacagggcagaggcgtccgagtagcggctggacagaagatgagcctggctgccgcattcaggatggattggagagggtagagtctggtgcaggggaggccgatcagcaacgagttgcaataatcaagccgagagtggatgagagtaacagtgagcgtttttagcgtgtccacagtgagaaaagagtggagtACAGGGGGTTCAGACACACttgatgatgatgaagaggatAACGCCAGAAAAGTGGGGTCATCCTCACTAGCTGAATCTGACAGAATTATTGCGCAAGCCTCCTCCACATTAAACCTCCTGCGAGCCATACTATAGATTTATAAATTTATTATGCacctaaaaaaagcacaaaaaagcctTTTTATTGGGTGGATGACCTTAGGATACTGGGTGATCACTAGGATGGGTGACTACGGGACGGCATCAGGTACATGAACTTTTGGTGTTTATGGATGTCCGAAGAAAGGAAGTTCGGGCGCATTGAATTTCATTGCCAGATCCTTTTCCCcccagagctgtctggc
The nucleotide sequence above comes from Eleutherodactylus coqui strain aEleCoq1 chromosome 2, aEleCoq1.hap1, whole genome shotgun sequence. Encoded proteins:
- the TNFSF13 gene encoding tumor necrosis factor ligand superfamily member 13: MSYGVTVNVVPGLARGLWGGTGSWLGVLLCLIALVYQSIHLGNLQRELSVFQKSKEQPQLEVRKFCETQLCSRQKRDVQGIKKRRHAGNRCVLHLVPKSIYSNDFQDCTEISWDVFLQEGKSLQVEGKSVQVKHSGIYLIYSQVFYKDTTYTMGQIIIRKTDGDSEKSDILLRCIQSMPGEKSLAFNTCYTSGVFRLHKGQTITLVIPRINASLDISSQATFLGIIRL